In the Chroococcidiopsis sp. TS-821 genome, ACAGCAATTGTTAACCTTACACAAGAAGTCTTTGGCGGTTTTAGATTACAAACACAGACCGATCCTACTACAAACTTAACTACTCAAGCCAGAGAGCCAATTATCAAGCAGGCTGGATTAATTTTGCAAGTCAGAGTAGATCGCATTGACGATAATGGGTTTGTTTCCCTATCAGTTGCGCCTACTGTTTCTGCACTTGGAGATACAATAAACACTGCTGATGGCACGATTGCACTACTACAATCTCGGCAACTGACTTCTGGACAACTTCGTCTCCGAGATAATCAAACTTTAATTTTGTCAGGTATTATCCAAGAATCAGATCGGGTATCAGTATCCAAAGTCCCTATCTTGGGTGATATTCCTCTACTAGGGGCGCTGTTTAGAAGTACGAGGAAAGACAACTCTCGACAAGAGGTAATTGTGCTGCTCACGCCTCAAATTCTTGATGATTCCCAAAATTCTTCCTTCGGCTACAACTATACTCCTAGCCCAGAAGCACGACAGATGCTAGAACGGCGAAGATTCTAAATATAACTTGGTATGTACAACAGAATAATGCTACTTTTGCTAATGATTGAAAATCAATACATCCTACATGAATTGTAAGGATACAAATGAGAAATAAAAAGCAAGATATGGTCAGTAGAACTCATACTATTGTTGGCTGTAAATCTTACTACATGTTACTTAGCTTGACAATACTTTCTTCAGGCATTATGCAGCTTATACCTCAAGCAGCTAATGCAAATCCACCAAACAACCGTTATGCTGATTGTTCTTTTGCTTTTCCTTACGTCTATGGGTCACCGATACCTTGTCCAACTACAGTGTCTACTTACAACCGACCGCTCGGTTTCATTGACACTGTATCTCGCACAGTAGTTTCAGGGTGGGCAGAAGATTATGATATCACTGGTCCAATCAATGTGCATATTTACAAAGTAGTAAACGGCGTACGCTCATTCGTAACAGCCCAACCAGCTAATCTCTATAGAGCAGATGGCAATATTGGCTATCATGGTTTTTATGTCACTGGTTCCTTTCCAGTAGGAGCTAGCATTGAAGTTTATGCTATCGGAGTAAGCGGAGTATACGGTCCTTTTTACCCCTTTTGTCAAAGCAATAGAGTAGATTGCGGAGAACCAGATGGTGAGAATTCTTCGCTCCCTACTTCAGGAACGAGCAGAATTGTAAAGTAATTATAAGTATCTGTAGCCGTAGTACTGTTAATGAGGCGTAGTAAAACTGACACTCAAAGTACTATGTCTCAAAGCTTGCTATGCGACCCAATTTGTACAGCGCAGATAGAGTAATAACTCTCAATTCTCTAGGTTAACTCACAATTTATTGGTTTAAAGCAATTTGTTTATCGTGATTGCATCCTTGCTTATGCTCAAATAAACACGCCTAGATCATTATAGGTAAGCAATTTTCGCAAGATTACTTATAACCTTGGTTGAGAATTCTTCTGTTTTCAACTCATCAACTTGTCTAATTGCGTTTGTATTGATGTAGTTAGCACTGCTTCTAGACGGCTACTTAAGAGTTTTTTGCAGTTGAATATGGTACAAATCACAGTGAAAATACCTAAAAAATGTTGAAATCCATATATCTTAAAGGTTTCACCGATCCATATCGAGCTAGCACGCCTTAGAATAGGGCATTGAAATATCGAGCCTAGGAGAGTTTCAGCGATTGTCTTGAAATGAAACCTCTTGCTCGACACAAGCTGAGTCTCCACACACCCTGAGATTCAGCAGTTTCATCAAATCTAATCTGTAAACTCTAAGGAGATCTACATGAACAAAGGTGAATTAGTTGACGCGATCGCAGATAAGGCAAGCGTTACCAAAAAGCAAGCCGATGCAGTTTTAACCGCAGCTTTAGAAACAATCATCGAAGCTGTTTCTTCTGGTGATAAAGTCACGCTGGTAGGTTTTGGTTCATTCGAGCCGCGCGAGCGCAAAGCCCGTGAAGGTCGTAACCCGAAAACCGGTGATAAAATGGAAATTCCAGCAACAAAGGTGCCCGCCTTTTCGGCTGGGAAGCTTTTCCGCGAAAAAGTGTCACCAGGCAAAGACTAAAAAACTGCTCACATACTTGATGCGACCTATTCACGGGGGGAATTTAGCCTGGGCAGCAGCAGTTGCTGGCTGTTCCCCTAGCGATATTCTGGATTTTTCTGCAAGTATCAACCCCTTGGGACCGCCCAAGAGTGCGATCGCAGCAATTCGAGCGCATTTGGGGGATCTATGCGCTTATCCAGACCCCAACTACGGGGAATTACGCACCGCGTTAGGTCAGTGGCATCAATTACCACCCGAATGGATTCTGCCGGGGAATGGCTCGGCAGAATTACTTACCTGGGCAGGCTGGGATTTAGCACAACTTGCTAAAACTTACTTATTTACCCCAGCCTTTGCCGATTACTATCGCGCTTTGAAAGCTTTTGGTGCGATAGTGCAGGAATGTCCTCTGGAACTAGAGGTCGGGGGTAATGTTTCAGCATCAGAGTGTGGTTTACTTTTAAATAATCCTCACAATCCTACAGGGCAGATGTTTATGCGAGAAACGATTCTGCCTTATCTTGAGCAATTTGCTTTGGTTGTGGTGGATGAAGCGTTTATGGATTTTCTGCCACCAGGTGAAGAACAAAGTTTAATTCCTCTGGTACAGAAGTATCCTAATTTAGTCATTTTGCGATCGCTCACCAAATTTTACAGTTTACCTGGGCTGCGACTCGGATATGCGATCGCGCACCCAGACCGTTTGCAAAGTTGGCAGCAACGACGCGATCCGTGGACGGTGAATACACTAGCAGCAGTGGCGGCGATCGCCGCGATTCATGACAGCGACTTTCAACAGCGAACTTGGGCATGGCTACCACCGGCAAGAACTCAATTATTTGAGGGTTTAGCGCAAATACCTGGATTGCGCCCTTTAGAAAGTACTGCTAACTTTTTACTCGTACAATGCGAGTCGAGTCAAATTTTGCAACAGCAGTTGTTACAGCACCACAAAATTTTAATTCGCGATTGTTTGAGTTTTCCCACTCTAGGCGATCGCTTTTTCCGCATTGCGGTACGCTCAAATGCAGAAAATGAACGTTTGTTGCAGGCATTGTTTCAGCTATTAGCGATTAGCTACTAGCTAAATATTATGATTGACTACGATGTTGTAATTATTGGTGGCAGTCTGACGGGGCGCTATGCAGCGATTCTAGCGACTCAATTGCACGCTAAAGTTGCGCTAGTAGAACCTCCGCAACAAACAATTTTTCAGAATGTTTTGATACCTCATGCATTGGCTTATCTTGGGAAACGCCAACAGCTTGATGCAATGCAATGGGGAATGACTGCGGACAATAAAAACGCTGTGCCGCGGGCAGATAGATCGCTGCAAGTTAAGAGTGTTGTCGCTGATGTAGAAGAACAATATTCCCCTGCTGTTTTAGCGGCGTTGGGAGTTGATCTAATTTCTGGCGTTGGGCAATTTGCGCGATCGCCTGCGCTGACTTTTAGCGTGAATCGGCGTCAACTCGAATCGCGTAGTTACCTACTTGCTACAGGTTCGCGTCCGATTATCCCTGATATTGAAGGATTGCAAGCAACAGATTACTACACAACCGCAGACATTTTATCCGTACTCAATTGTGCCAACCCACCAACTCGATGGGTCGTTGTCGGGGGAGATCCATCGGGAATTCAAATGGCGCAAATCCTCGCACGCTTTGGTTTAGATGTGACTTTGATCGTTCAGCATTCGCATATCTTACCCCAAGAAGATCCGGCAATCGCGCAACTGATTCAAGCAGCGTTGGAAGCGGAAGGCGTGCGGATTTTGACAGAACCCGTTACTCAAATCAAGCAGATCCAAGATAAAAAATGGGTGCAAGCGGGCGATCGAGCGATTGAAACCGATGAAATTTTATTGTGTGCTGGACGACAGCCGGATGTGGCGCATCTCAACTTAGAAGCTGTTGGCGTGCGATCGCAGCGTCATCGTTTAGTAGTAAACGCGAGACTGCAAACAACGCATCCTCGAATCTATGCTTGTGGAGAAGCCATCGGCGGCTATCCTTTAACGAACGTGGCGCATTATGAAGCAGCGATCGCCTTAAAAAATGCGTTGGGTTTGACGCGCGATCGGGTCGATTACAGTAGTATTCCTTGGGCAATTTTTTGCGATCCGCAGTTAGCACGAGTCGGACTTACCGAAACGCAAGCCCGACAATTGTTCGGTGATGTCGTGGTGTTGCGTCAGTATTTCAAAAGCGTCGCCGCTGCGCAAATCGAGATAGCAACAACGGGAGTTTGTCAAGTCGTACTTTTACCTAATGGAGAAATTTTAGGCGCGACGATTATCGGCGCTTGCGCCGCAGAATTGATTCATGTTTTCAGTTTGGCGATCGCCCAGCACATCAAAATTAACAAGATTGCGCAACTTGCTCCGATTTATCCTAGTTTTTCAGAAATTTTCGCTCAAATCGCGATATTAACGTACCAAACACGCTTAAACCGTCCTTCAATTTGGGATAAGATTTTAGCAACTTTCCGCCGTTGGTGACTCATAGACCTCCTACATGAATACTGAGCAAATTTATTCGCTGAGATAAACCCTGTCTGCCATCGCAAGCTTATTTAGCGTGCTTCCGCACACTGCGTTCGAGTAGCCCCAACTTCAATCGGAAGATTCCGCACTTGTTGACAATTCGCTAGACTGAAAGAATTCCTCTTTATCTGCTGAAATTTCCCTGTGTCGCTCTTGAGAATAGGTTCTCTGTGATTAAGTAAGTGGGTGAAAATAAATATAACTTAAGGGCTGGTAATTGGCGAAGCCGCCTGTGGTCTCCCAGGCAAAGCGGAAAGAATCTGCATTACCCATTACCTATTACCCGTTACCCAACAAATGTTACGTGTGATATTTAATTATGCCCACCTACTTAGTTGCCAGGTAAATTTCCAGTAAATAGGCAACAGCATCAGTTAAGAATTATGAGTAGCGAACAGTTTAGACAATATATTAGAACGATCCAAAAGCAAATTGCCAAACTGCAAGAGGAACTCGCAAGAGATTGGAGCGAAATTGCAGAAGCGCTTGACGGTTTGCAACTGATTCATGAAGAGATGCAGACAAGTTTGGAAGCAGCCGAGGTTGTCGAGCAAACTCTGCTTCAGCAAAATCAGCAAATCGCTGCGGCGTATCAGTATTATTACGACTTGTTTCAAACTTCACCAATCGCCTATGTGGTGACAGATGCCAATGGTTTAATTTTGGAAGCAAACCAAGCGATCGCCCAATTGCTAAAAGTGCCGCAACGCTACCTACTAGGTAAACCGCTAGCAGTTTATGTGGCAGAGGGAGAGCGCCACGACTTTTATACCAAGCTCAGTCGAGCCAAAAATAGCGGCATCCAAGTTTGGCAAATGAGTATCTGCCCGCGAGAAGATACTCCCCTTGCCGTTGAGTTCTATGTTAGTACAGTACGTAGTGACGCTGGCTTGATTGAACTGCGCATAGCAGTATCCACCATGAGCCTATCGCGGGAAACAACTCAAGCGCAACACCTGAACCAAGAAGCAATCCGACCAGAAACAAGATTTAGACCGCACTTACCGCAATCACTCGATGGTTTACGGGTGCTCGTTGTCGATGACGAACCCGATGTCCGTGAATTTATCACGGCGATTTTAGAACCTTATGGAATTGGTGTGAGGGCAGTTACAAGTGCAGCCGCCGCGTTAGCGGAGTTGGAGCAATTTCATCCTGATGTATTGGTGAGTGATATTCGGATGCCTGGTGAGGATGGGTATAGCCTCATTCAGCAGATTCGAGCCTGGGAGGCGCTTCGGGGAAGGCATATCCCCGCCGCTGCAATTACGGCTTATCTGGACGAGGATCGGGAAAAAGCTTTAAGTGCTGGGTTTGAGGCACATTTGCACAAACTGGCTCCACCAACTGATTTGATTAAGATGGTGGCGCAATTGGCTGGACGCGCTGCTAAACAAGAGTCTGATGCGTTGAATTAACTTTAAAAACCGCGATTCTTTTTTTTGCAGTGTTACCTTCTGGGCTAACTCAACTAAAGCAAATTGTTTAAGCCAAACACATTGCCTGTACTTATGGTTTAGCCGCAATAAATTCACTTCACCTAATTGAAGTTGTGACAACTGAAAAAACGATAAAACCAATGCCTCGCTTTAATTCAATTTGCTATAGCTCTA is a window encoding:
- the cobD gene encoding threonine-phosphate decarboxylase CobD, producing MRPIHGGNLAWAAAVAGCSPSDILDFSASINPLGPPKSAIAAIRAHLGDLCAYPDPNYGELRTALGQWHQLPPEWILPGNGSAELLTWAGWDLAQLAKTYLFTPAFADYYRALKAFGAIVQECPLELEVGGNVSASECGLLLNNPHNPTGQMFMRETILPYLEQFALVVVDEAFMDFLPPGEEQSLIPLVQKYPNLVILRSLTKFYSLPGLRLGYAIAHPDRLQSWQQRRDPWTVNTLAAVAAIAAIHDSDFQQRTWAWLPPARTQLFEGLAQIPGLRPLESTANFLLVQCESSQILQQQLLQHHKILIRDCLSFPTLGDRFFRIAVRSNAENERLLQALFQLLAISY
- a CDS encoding response regulator produces the protein MSSEQFRQYIRTIQKQIAKLQEELARDWSEIAEALDGLQLIHEEMQTSLEAAEVVEQTLLQQNQQIAAAYQYYYDLFQTSPIAYVVTDANGLILEANQAIAQLLKVPQRYLLGKPLAVYVAEGERHDFYTKLSRAKNSGIQVWQMSICPREDTPLAVEFYVSTVRSDAGLIELRIAVSTMSLSRETTQAQHLNQEAIRPETRFRPHLPQSLDGLRVLVVDDEPDVREFITAILEPYGIGVRAVTSAAAALAELEQFHPDVLVSDIRMPGEDGYSLIQQIRAWEALRGRHIPAAAITAYLDEDREKALSAGFEAHLHKLAPPTDLIKMVAQLAGRAAKQESDALN
- a CDS encoding HU family DNA-binding protein; this encodes MNKGELVDAIADKASVTKKQADAVLTAALETIIEAVSSGDKVTLVGFGSFEPRERKAREGRNPKTGDKMEIPATKVPAFSAGKLFREKVSPGKD
- a CDS encoding NAD(P)/FAD-dependent oxidoreductase, whose product is MIDYDVVIIGGSLTGRYAAILATQLHAKVALVEPPQQTIFQNVLIPHALAYLGKRQQLDAMQWGMTADNKNAVPRADRSLQVKSVVADVEEQYSPAVLAALGVDLISGVGQFARSPALTFSVNRRQLESRSYLLATGSRPIIPDIEGLQATDYYTTADILSVLNCANPPTRWVVVGGDPSGIQMAQILARFGLDVTLIVQHSHILPQEDPAIAQLIQAALEAEGVRILTEPVTQIKQIQDKKWVQAGDRAIETDEILLCAGRQPDVAHLNLEAVGVRSQRHRLVVNARLQTTHPRIYACGEAIGGYPLTNVAHYEAAIALKNALGLTRDRVDYSSIPWAIFCDPQLARVGLTETQARQLFGDVVVLRQYFKSVAAAQIEIATTGVCQVVLLPNGEILGATIIGACAAELIHVFSLAIAQHIKINKIAQLAPIYPSFSEIFAQIAILTYQTRLNRPSIWDKILATFRRW